From the Trichoplusia ni isolate ovarian cell line Hi5 chromosome 1, tn1, whole genome shotgun sequence genome, the window GTACTTTACACTCTATGTTTAATAGATGTTGTAGTGTTACCACATAATGtgcatttttctattttctcatgataatattatttggtattataaTCTACAATGTAACCATTTAATGACTGCCATTATGGTATATTAAACAGTAGCTTGTAAAGCTTCAATCAATTatgaactgttttattttattctatattttggaaatttagTAAGGTCTGGTATTTGGTAATAGCATGTGagtaaacaaattagaaattttattactccgataaaaaagaacatacataaaaaaattgtaaaaatatatttttgcttggAAACCCTTTTATAGCACAAAGTAGGACATGGCTCGGCCCTCGCACTGCTTAAAATGTAGCGTGTGTTCACTATCAAAATTCAAGTTCGATACAAATCATACAGTAGTGAAGTTGTGTCAGATACGTTTGATcagattgatttttaatttagattttaataaatattgatccTGAGGTTTCATTCACCTCCCTTTTATTTAGTCTGTGGTCAATGTTCATGTGTGGACACTGACACTAATGACAGAAAATCGATAAACATTTGTCATATTATTCGAGGAGTGagactttattttacaaacaaatacgACTTACATCGAATTATAGTATAAGCCCTCGTCCAAAATGGTTATAGCAATAGGGTTTGAAGGGAGCGCTAATAAGCTAGGCGTGGGAATAGTACGAGATGGACAAATAGTAGCCAATTGTAGGAGAACCTACATCACGCCGCCTGGTCAAGGTTAGTTAagcatattttactttaaaatacaccTTTAGTAACaataatcttacaaaaaaacaacaattaaatactAGATATTATCACATGGGTCCATATTTTCCTTGTTGTGTCTGCACGAAGTATAGGCGGGAACCTTAAAGTCGCGAATATTGCTTTGactgcttatttatttatttaaaaaaaggaagaaaGTTTGCCCGTTAATTTTAACACTTTTCttattagaaagaaaaatatacttatatactcTTTACCTACATTCTACATACCACTAATGGTACTGTTGTATAGTGGTCCTCTATATTTACCCATCTATCTATATGAACTTACAGGCTTCCTACCCAGAGAGACTGCTGAGCATCACCAGCAGAACATCCATGCAGTACTTCGGGAAGCTCTAGACCAGTCTGGGATAACCCCAGACATGATTGACGTGGTTTGCTACACTAAAGGCCCTGGTATGGGCGCTCCGTTGATGGTATGCGCCATTGTCGCTAGAACCTGCGCAAAGTTGTGGAAGAAACCTATTCTAGGAGTCAATCATTGTATTGGACGTATccttttataaaattcaaatttataccATGTTAAAATGCAAAGAGAACTAGAAAACACACGgtataatctttttaaattgatgCTATACAAATAGCACAAAATAAGattaaatcaattcaaaaacaatattgtataGTGTAAAGGCCTACATCTATTATCATCATGTTCTTAGTACCAAAGTTCTATTCATCATTGtccaaaaatcaaaaacattattccTTAACATAATAATCAGACATTGAAATGGGTCGCCTCATAACAAATGCTTACAATCCAACAGTTTTATATGTGAGTGGTGGGAACACTCAGATCATAGCATATGACAGAAACAAATACAGGATATTTGGTGAGACTATTGACATTGCTGTAGGCAATTGTTTAGACaggtaaaatacttaattatgtgTGTTTACCTCTGTAGGGTCATTATGTTTCATATCTGACTAAATGCCTCGCGTCGCGAACTCCGGTACAgtcttaatatacataaatactattgtaaaacattttaacttttcACACTCTGCCGAAGTTGCCCTAATGCCTGTAGCCTCGTCAATTATAAGCGTTAATACGTAATTCCGTCAGATATGTATCAACCCTTACTCTTTCTAAACAGTAATTGAGATGTCCTAATACAATCTCTTAAAATAGACTTATaaaattgtggaagcgagacggtaTTTTATGCTATTGTGTGCTGCCGCTTTCACTAAAGCAGCAGTCTTACCTTGAGAGATGGTAGTTTTTGCAAGTTTGTTAAGCTCATTGCAAATAAGGCACTAATGTAGTTATatataagtaatttttattttcgaactaAGTCATCTGAGTAAATACATCTCTGATATTTTGAGGTTTCTCTTGATGTTCTTAGATTCGCGCGAGTGCTGAAGATGTCCAATGAACCTAGTCCAGGATATAACATTGAGCAGGCTGCTAAAAGAGGAACGAAATATTTTCCACTACCATACTGTGTTAAAGGTAAAACTTCGCTGTTATTACTCTTTTATACTTACCAATGATTTACCCGACGAATGACCGAATATGAGTTACCCTATCATATACTTATGTGGTCCCAGTTCTTACATTTctggataaataaaaacttccaaccactttttaaatttttacttcTCTTCTTTGTGACGGCAATGTTAATGGCGTTGCAGTTGTAAAGTATCACGTTAAGTTGTTCTTTG encodes:
- the LOC113497712 gene encoding probable tRNA N6-adenosine threonylcarbamoyltransferase, with amino-acid sequence MVIAIGFEGSANKLGVGIVRDGQIVANCRRTYITPPGQGFLPRETAEHHQQNIHAVLREALDQSGITPDMIDVVCYTKGPGMGAPLMVCAIVARTCAKLWKKPILGVNHCIGHIEMGRLITNAYNPTVLYVSGGNTQIIAYDRNKYRIFGETIDIAVGNCLDRFARVLKMSNEPSPGYNIEQAAKRGTKYFPLPYCVKGMDVSFSGILSFMEDRIDDLLQKFTPDDLCYSLQETVFAMLVEITERAMAHCGSDEVLIVGGVGCNVRLQEMMGVMCKERDARVFATDERFCIDNGVMIAWAGALAHSSGTKMDFSESTITQRYRTDDVVITWRD